The segment AGCCTGATGGCGACGCAAGCGCAACGCCAATGGAGTCAGGCAGAAATTGATTGTGTCTGTGCGATCGCGTCTCAATGGGCGATGGTATTCTATCACATTCAACAAGAACAAAAGTACCACATTCAACAGCAAAAGCACCAGCAGGTTATTGCCGCTTTAAATCGGGCGGAATCCCGAAACAACGCGCTTTTGGAAATTATCCCTGATGCTTTGTTTCGGATTAACAGTGCGGGGATTTATTTAGATTGCTATGGCACAAAAACGGAAACGCTTTCTATTCCGGCTACCGATATTATCGGTAAACATTTACATCAAATACTGCCCACACAAGTGGCGGGATTAATTTGGGAACATATTGAACAAGCGCTAGAAACGAAAACCATTCAACGGGTGGAATATCAACTCTGGGTGAATGGCAAAGCCCGCAATTTTGAAGCCCGAATTGTTGCCAGTGGGTTTGAAGAAGTTTCTGTGATTGTCCAAGATGTCACGGATCGGGTGCAAATGCGACTCAGCCTAGAACAAGTGAATGATGCCTTAGAAATGCGTGTGGAAGAACGCACGGCGGCGTTAAGGAAAGTGAATGATGTTCTTCAAGCCGAAATTATCGAAAGAAAACGGATAGAGGAACAACTTCGCACCAGTGAAGAACAATTGCGACAACTGACAGAAAATATTCGCGAAGTCTTCTTTTTAACTACCCCTGATTTTAGCCAGATGATCTATATTAGTCCAGTGTATCAGGAGGTATGGGGACGTTCGACTAAAAGTTTATATGAACAACCTTCATCTTGGTTAGAATCCATTCATCCGGAGGATCGCGATCGCGTAACCCAAGCGTTACACAAACAGTCCCTTGGGGAAGCAAATTTCCAGGAAGAATATCGAATTGTTCGCCCCGATAGTTCAGTACGTTGGATGGGAGTACGGGCGTTTCCGGTGGTGAATGAGGCAGGAATTACTATCCGGATTGCGGGGATTGCGGAGGATATTACTGAACGCCAACGAGTGCAAGCAGAAATTCTCAATGCTTTGGCGCAAGAAAAGGAACTGAGTGACCTCAAATCCCGCTTTATTACGGTAACGTCTCACGAGTTTCGCACCCCTTTAACTACGATTCACTCGTCAGCCGAGTTACTGGAACATTATCGGCATAAATGGTCAGATGAGAAACAACAGATGCATTTGCATCGAATTCAAGGTTCGGTTAAGTATATGACCAAATTATTAAATGATGTATTAATTTTAGGCAAAACAGATGCAGGTAAACTTGCCTTAAGTCTAGAACCTATTAATTTGGAATTATTTTGTGCCACATTAGTGAAAGAGCTGCAACTTAATCAACCCGAACTCTCTGTTATTAACATCAGTTATGAGTGGGAACTGACCCTTGATGCCCAAGTAATCTATCTAGATAAGCAATTACTCCAGCAAATTTTAGAGAATGTGTTAAGCAATGCGATTAAGTATTCATCCTCCGAAGAAACGATTGAAGTTAAACTCAAAGGAAATCGCGAACAAATTACCCTGGAAATTCGCGATCGCGGCATTGGGATTCCCCTAGACGATCAAGACCGATTATTTGAAGCATTCCATCGGGGAACCAATGTTGGCACGATTCCGGGAACCGGATTAGGACTCACCATCGTTAAAAAATGTGTGGATATTCATCAGGGTAATATCGACATTAATAGTATCATCGGGGTTGGCACTACAGTAACTGTTACCTTACCTATATTAAACTCATGAAAAAGATTCTAGTCATTGAAGATGAAGAACTCGTCCGGGAAAATATCTTAGAACTCTTGGACGCCGAAGGATTAGCCGGAATTGGCGCAACGAATGGTTATAAAGGGATCGATTTAGCCAAAGTCGAGAAACCCGATTTAATTATTTGTGATGTGATGATGCCGGGATTGGATGGATATAGTGTGTTAAAAACACTGCGTCAGGAGACAACATTTGCCACCACACCCTTTATTTTCTTAACCGCTAAAGCGGCTAAAGCCGACTTTCGTCAAGGGATGGAATTAGGGGCAGATGATTACCTGACTAAACCCTTTACCCGGGCAGAATTACTCGGCGCGATCGCGACTCGGTTTAAAAAGCAGCAGCAGTATCGTAGTGAACTTGAGCAAGCAAAGGATCAACTCGATTATTTAATGTATCATGACTCCTTAACCAATTTGCCTAATCAGTTATCGTTGCGGGAACAATTTAAACAGATAAAATCGACGCATAGCCAGCAATTAATGACAATCATGTGTGTCGGTTTAGATCGGTTTAATCAAATTAATGATGACTTAGGACATAGTGTAGGCGATCGCTTATTACAAGCAGTAGCCCAACGTTTAGTTAACGGAGTCACCTCTGAGGATTATGTAGCACGATTAGGCAGCGGTCAATTTGCGATTATTCTGCCCACAACCCCCCATAAAAAAGATGCCGTTTTCGTTGCCCAAACTCTCTTAGAACAATTCTCCCAAACCTTTGCCATTGATGACCAAGAAATCTTTGTCACCGCTAGTATTGGTATGGCACTCTATCCCCGTGATGGCAGGGATATTGAACAGTTACTGAATCAGGCAAATAAAGCCATGTTTCAGGCAAAACAACAGGGAGGAAATTGCCATCAGTTTTACTCGATTGCCTTAAGTAAAGGAACCTCAGATCGGGTGGCATTAAAAACGAGTTTACGCTATGCCTTAGAACGAGATGAACTTCAGGTTTACTATCAACCCCAACTTAATTTGGAAACAGGTAAAATCATCGGTGCGGAAGCCCTGTTGCGCTGGGAACATCCCGAACGGGGACTGGTTTCTCCGATTAAATTTATTCCCCTAGCCGAAGAAACGGGATTAATCCTGCCGATTGGGGAATGGGTGTTAAAAACGGCTTGCCAGCAAACTCGTCACTGGCAAAAAATGGGTTATCCTCATTTAAAAATCGCCGTCAATTTATCCGGGCGTCAATTTCAACAATTAGACTTGCGTCATCGGTTAGTCAAGATTTTCACCGAAACCGGATTGCGCCCGGAGTATTTAGAATTAGAATTAACGGAGAGTATGCTGGTGGAAAATACCGATGTAGCGATTCGCCGCTTACAGGCATTAAAAGCGCTGGGTGTGGAGATTGCCATTGATGATTTTGGCACAGGGTATTCGTCTTTAAGCTATTTACAGCAGTTTCCCTTTGATACCTTGAAAATTGACCGCTGTTTTATTCGCAATATTCAGGATAATCCGAGTCAGGCGGCAATTACCCAAGCGATTATTGAAATGGCAAATACGCTGGATTTAAAATTAGTGGCGGAAGGGGTGGAAACGGATGCGGAACTTTCCTTTGTGGTGCAGCATCACTGTCATAAAATGCAAGGGTATCTGTTTAGTAAGCCTTTGCCCGCTAAGGAATTTGAATCTTTATTATTCAGCGAAAAAGCTTTAGTGGGGATAAAATAGCAAGCCTTGGGTTAAAACCCAAGTCTCAAAGCGAAAGTCGTCTAAAGACGACTGCATATCTAGTCTGAGTCCATTTTAATGGACTTAAGCTATGAGCCAAGAACTTGAGTTCTTGGCGGGTGTCGGGGCTTACCGACAAAGGTGCAAACTATCAGATTTAACCCTTCAGTTCCCGCGTAGTAAATCTGTTTTAATTTATGCAAAAAATGCTGATAACAACCATGAAAAAAATTCTAATTATCGAAGACGAAGAAACCGTCCGGGAAAATCTCATGGAATTGCTGGAAGCTGAGGATTTTGAAGTCTGCGGCGCTGGCGATGGTTGTGCGGGATTGGATTTAGTACCGCAGTATCAACCGGATTTAATTTTATGTGATGTGATGATGCCCAAATTAGATGGGTTTGGCGTCTTAAATACATTACGGAAAAATCCTGTAACCGCCACCATTCCATTTATGTTTCTCACCGCCCGCACCGATAAAACGGATTTGCGTCAAGGGATGGAACTAGGGGCAGATGATTATATTACCAAGCCCTTTAGTGTCGATGAATTACTGAATGCCATTGCCTCCCGGTTACAAAAACAAGCGATAATTGAGGAACAACAAACCCAAAAACTTGACCAGTTACGCACCAGTATCAGTCTGTCTCTCCCTCACGAAATGCGATCGCCGCTAACGAATATCCTGGGATTTTCCCAGTTATTAGTGGAAGAAGGGGATACCCTGGAACGGAATGAAATTAAGGAAATGTCCGAAAGTATCCGTAAGTCCGGCGAACG is part of the Coleofasciculus chthonoplastes PCC 7420 genome and harbors:
- a CDS encoding hybrid sensor histidine kinase/response regulator, with translation MAISSKHLSINANELGTMENHLLTLQVAIMQQIAQVTQGQCVPQDGLQTTADQLRYGLQVDSCLMFIVSDFEPITTPFEGEVKGKKRQENPYQLLRGQGTVDDSSSRLICEFYGKYYTWLIQGKPLIFPIADEHPPAPIQEWQRLSGLPLLILPLCHRQSYFGAISLMATQAQRQWSQAEIDCVCAIASQWAMVFYHIQQEQKYHIQQQKHQQVIAALNRAESRNNALLEIIPDALFRINSAGIYLDCYGTKTETLSIPATDIIGKHLHQILPTQVAGLIWEHIEQALETKTIQRVEYQLWVNGKARNFEARIVASGFEEVSVIVQDVTDRVQMRLSLEQVNDALEMRVEERTAALRKVNDVLQAEIIERKRIEEQLRTSEEQLRQLTENIREVFFLTTPDFSQMIYISPVYQEVWGRSTKSLYEQPSSWLESIHPEDRDRVTQALHKQSLGEANFQEEYRIVRPDSSVRWMGVRAFPVVNEAGITIRIAGIAEDITERQRVQAEILNALAQEKELSDLKSRFITVTSHEFRTPLTTIHSSAELLEHYRHKWSDEKQQMHLHRIQGSVKYMTKLLNDVLILGKTDAGKLALSLEPINLELFCATLVKELQLNQPELSVINISYEWELTLDAQVIYLDKQLLQQILENVLSNAIKYSSSEETIEVKLKGNREQITLEIRDRGIGIPLDDQDRLFEAFHRGTNVGTIPGTGLGLTIVKKCVDIHQGNIDINSIIGVGTTVTVTLPILNS
- a CDS encoding EAL domain-containing response regulator, translating into MKKILVIEDEELVRENILELLDAEGLAGIGATNGYKGIDLAKVEKPDLIICDVMMPGLDGYSVLKTLRQETTFATTPFIFLTAKAAKADFRQGMELGADDYLTKPFTRAELLGAIATRFKKQQQYRSELEQAKDQLDYLMYHDSLTNLPNQLSLREQFKQIKSTHSQQLMTIMCVGLDRFNQINDDLGHSVGDRLLQAVAQRLVNGVTSEDYVARLGSGQFAIILPTTPHKKDAVFVAQTLLEQFSQTFAIDDQEIFVTASIGMALYPRDGRDIEQLLNQANKAMFQAKQQGGNCHQFYSIALSKGTSDRVALKTSLRYALERDELQVYYQPQLNLETGKIIGAEALLRWEHPERGLVSPIKFIPLAEETGLILPIGEWVLKTACQQTRHWQKMGYPHLKIAVNLSGRQFQQLDLRHRLVKIFTETGLRPEYLELELTESMLVENTDVAIRRLQALKALGVEIAIDDFGTGYSSLSYLQQFPFDTLKIDRCFIRNIQDNPSQAAITQAIIEMANTLDLKLVAEGVETDAELSFVVQHHCHKMQGYLFSKPLPAKEFESLLFSEKALVGIK
- a CDS encoding hybrid sensor histidine kinase/response regulator; translation: MKKILIIEDEETVRENLMELLEAEDFEVCGAGDGCAGLDLVPQYQPDLILCDVMMPKLDGFGVLNTLRKNPVTATIPFMFLTARTDKTDLRQGMELGADDYITKPFSVDELLNAIASRLQKQAIIEEQQTQKLDQLRTSISLSLPHEMRSPLTNILGFSQLLVEEGDTLERNEIKEMSESIRKSGERLHRLIQNFLLYAELELTVTDANRIQALRSSRTSSAASMIETMVWQQAKRRNREADVKLDVHDSSLQIAKTRMEKIVEELVDNALKYSTPGTPVSVIGRTVPNQSFYALSVSDRGRGMSQEQITKLGAYQQFERKLYAQQGTGLGLSISKRLIELLGGTLTIDSVPNQHTTVRVLLPV